Proteins from a genomic interval of Bradyrhizobium sp. CCGB01:
- a CDS encoding thioredoxin family protein, whose translation MTTMTASHLVSRWSGALWSGALGICAIVAVIRPAEADPRAVVELFTSQGCSSCPPADKVIGDLSNDPSIIALSMPIDYWDYLGWKDTLADSRFSARQRAYSRMRGDREVYTPQVVVNGSTHVIGSDRAGIESAIGKTDKGMGVMSVPVTMSLAGKHINVSVAESKEPAVSHGEVWICSITKSVPIEISRGENRGQQLTYHNVVRNLLKVGDWNGRPESWTVPLENLTRDGVDGAVVYVQDGNREKPGAMLGAAYTSLH comes from the coding sequence ATGACAACAATGACGGCTTCTCATCTGGTTTCGCGCTGGTCCGGTGCCCTCTGGTCGGGAGCACTTGGGATCTGCGCAATCGTCGCCGTCATCCGCCCCGCCGAGGCTGATCCCCGCGCCGTGGTCGAGCTTTTCACCTCGCAGGGCTGCTCCTCCTGCCCGCCCGCCGACAAGGTCATCGGCGATCTTTCCAACGACCCGTCGATCATCGCGCTGAGCATGCCGATCGACTATTGGGACTATCTCGGCTGGAAGGACACGCTTGCGGATTCGCGCTTCTCGGCGCGGCAGCGCGCCTATTCGCGCATGCGCGGCGACCGCGAGGTCTATACGCCGCAAGTCGTGGTCAACGGTTCCACGCATGTCATCGGCAGCGATCGCGCCGGCATCGAGAGCGCGATCGGCAAGACCGACAAGGGCATGGGCGTGATGAGCGTGCCGGTGACGATGTCGCTTGCGGGCAAGCACATCAATGTCTCGGTGGCGGAGAGCAAGGAGCCGGCGGTCTCGCACGGCGAGGTCTGGATCTGCTCGATCACGAAATCGGTGCCGATCGAGATCAGCCGTGGCGAAAATCGCGGACAGCAGCTCACCTATCACAACGTCGTGCGCAATCTACTCAAGGTCGGCGACTGGAACGGACGTCCGGAAAGCTGGACGGTACCGCTGGAAAATCTCACGCGCGACGGCGTCGACGGCGCTGTGGTCTATGTCCAGGACGGCAACCGTGAAAAGCCGGGCGCGATGCTCGGCGCGGCGTACACGTCGCTGCACTGA
- the acnA gene encoding aconitate hydratase AcnA — MTSLDSFKCKKTLKVGAKTYVYYSLPTAEKNGLKGISKLPYSMKVLLENLLRNEDGRSVKKEDIVAVSKWLRKKSLEHEIAFRPARVLMQDFTGVPAVVDLAAMRNAMQKLGGDAEKINPLVPVDLVIDHSVIVNFFGDNKAFGKNVAEEYKQNQERYEFLKWGQKAFSNFSVVPPGTGICHQVNLEYLSQTVWTKKEKMTVGKKTGTFEVAYPDSLVGTDSHTTMVNGLAVLGWGVGGIEAEACMLGQPLSMLLPNVVGFKLKGAMKEGVTATDLVLTVTQMLRKLGVVGKFVEFFGPGLDNLSVADKATIANMAPEYGATCGFFPVDAAAIDYLKTSGRAPARVALVQAYAKAQGLFRTAKSVDPVFTETLTLDLADVVPSMAGPKRPEGRIALPSVAEGFSLALGTEYKKAEEPTKRFAVDGKNFEIGHGDVVIAAITSCTNTSNPSVLIGAGLLARNAAAKGLKAKPWVKTSLAPGSQVVAGYLADSGLQADLDKVGFNLVGFGCTTCIGNSGPLPEEISKSINDNGIVAAAVLSGNRNFEGRVSPDVQANYLASPPLVVAHALAGSVTKNLAVEPLGEGKDGKPVYLKDIWPTTKEINAFMKKFVTASIFKKKYADVFKGDTNWRKIKTVESETYRWNMSSTYVQNPPYFDGMKKEPEPVTDIVEARILAMFGDKITTDHISPAGSIKLTSPAGKYLSEHQVRPADFNQYGTRRGNHEVMMRGTFANIRIKNFMLKGADGNIPEGGLTKHWPDGEQMSIYDAAMKYQQEQVPLVVFAGAEYGNGSSRDWAAKGTRLLGVRAVICQSFERIHRSNLVGMGVLPLTFEEGTSWSSLGLKGDEKVTLRGLVGDLKPRQKLTAEIVSGDGSLQRVSLLCRIDTLDELDYYRNGGILHYVLRKLAA, encoded by the coding sequence ATGACCTCGCTCGACAGCTTCAAATGCAAAAAGACCCTCAAGGTCGGCGCCAAGACCTATGTCTATTACAGCCTGCCCACGGCCGAGAAGAATGGTCTGAAGGGAATTTCGAAACTCCCCTACTCGATGAAGGTCCTGCTCGAGAACCTCCTGCGCAACGAGGACGGCCGCTCGGTCAAGAAGGAAGACATCGTCGCGGTGTCGAAGTGGCTGCGCAAGAAGTCGCTGGAGCATGAGATCGCCTTCCGCCCGGCCCGCGTGCTGATGCAGGATTTTACCGGCGTGCCGGCCGTCGTTGACCTCGCCGCGATGCGCAACGCGATGCAGAAGCTCGGCGGCGATGCCGAGAAGATCAACCCGCTGGTGCCGGTCGACCTCGTCATCGACCACTCCGTGATCGTGAACTTCTTCGGCGACAACAAGGCCTTCGGCAAGAACGTTGCCGAGGAATACAAGCAGAACCAGGAGCGCTACGAGTTCCTGAAGTGGGGCCAGAAGGCGTTCTCGAACTTCTCCGTCGTGCCGCCCGGCACCGGCATCTGCCACCAGGTCAACCTCGAATATCTCTCCCAGACGGTCTGGACCAAGAAGGAGAAGATGACGGTCGGCAAGAAGACCGGCACCTTCGAGGTCGCCTATCCCGACTCGCTTGTCGGCACCGACTCCCACACCACCATGGTCAACGGTCTCGCCGTGCTCGGCTGGGGCGTCGGCGGCATCGAGGCGGAAGCCTGCATGCTCGGCCAGCCGCTGTCGATGCTGCTGCCCAACGTCGTCGGCTTCAAGCTGAAGGGCGCGATGAAGGAAGGCGTCACCGCGACCGATCTCGTGCTGACCGTCACGCAGATGCTGCGCAAGCTCGGCGTGGTCGGCAAGTTCGTCGAGTTCTTCGGTCCGGGCCTCGACAATCTCTCGGTCGCCGACAAGGCCACGATCGCCAACATGGCGCCGGAATACGGCGCGACCTGCGGCTTCTTCCCGGTCGATGCCGCCGCGATCGACTACCTCAAGACCTCCGGCCGCGCGCCGGCGCGCGTCGCGCTGGTGCAGGCCTATGCGAAGGCGCAGGGGCTGTTCCGCACCGCCAAGTCGGTCGATCCGGTGTTCACGGAAACGCTGACGCTCGACCTCGCCGACGTCGTTCCCTCGATGGCCGGTCCGAAGCGTCCCGAAGGCCGCATCGCGCTGCCGTCGGTCGCCGAAGGCTTCTCGCTCGCACTCGGCACCGAGTACAAGAAGGCCGAGGAGCCGACCAAGCGCTTTGCCGTCGATGGCAAGAATTTCGAGATCGGCCACGGCGACGTCGTGATCGCCGCGATCACGTCCTGCACCAACACCTCGAACCCGAGCGTGCTGATCGGCGCCGGCCTCCTGGCGCGTAACGCCGCCGCGAAGGGCCTCAAGGCAAAGCCGTGGGTGAAGACTTCGCTCGCGCCGGGCAGCCAGGTGGTCGCCGGCTATCTCGCCGATTCCGGCCTGCAGGCCGATCTCGACAAGGTCGGCTTCAACCTAGTCGGCTTCGGCTGCACCACCTGCATCGGCAATTCCGGTCCGCTGCCTGAGGAGATCTCGAAGTCGATCAACGACAACGGCATCGTCGCAGCCGCCGTGCTCTCCGGCAACCGCAACTTCGAAGGCCGCGTCTCGCCGGACGTGCAGGCGAATTATCTGGCCTCGCCGCCGCTGGTCGTCGCACACGCGCTCGCCGGCAGCGTCACCAAGAACCTCGCGGTCGAGCCGCTCGGCGAGGGCAAGGACGGCAAGCCGGTGTACCTGAAGGACATCTGGCCGACGACCAAGGAGATCAACGCCTTCATGAAGAAGTTCGTGACCGCGTCGATCTTCAAGAAGAAGTATGCTGACGTGTTCAAGGGCGACACCAACTGGCGCAAGATCAAGACGGTCGAGAGCGAGACCTATCGCTGGAACATGTCTTCGACCTATGTGCAGAACCCGCCCTATTTCGACGGCATGAAGAAGGAGCCGGAGCCGGTCACCGACATCGTCGAGGCGCGCATCCTCGCCATGTTCGGCGACAAGATCACCACCGACCACATCTCGCCGGCCGGTTCGATCAAGCTCACCTCGCCCGCCGGAAAATATCTCAGCGAGCACCAGGTGCGTCCCGCCGACTTCAACCAGTACGGCACGCGTCGCGGCAATCATGAAGTCATGATGCGCGGCACCTTCGCCAACATCCGCATCAAGAACTTCATGCTGAAGGGCGCGGACGGCAACATTCCCGAGGGCGGTCTCACCAAGCACTGGCCCGACGGCGAGCAGATGTCGATCTACGACGCGGCGATGAAGTACCAGCAGGAGCAGGTGCCGCTGGTGGTGTTCGCCGGCGCCGAATACGGCAACGGCTCCTCGCGCGACTGGGCCGCGAAGGGCACGCGTCTGCTCGGCGTGCGCGCCGTGATCTGCCAGAGCTTCGAGCGCATCCACCGCTCCAACCTGGTCGGCATGGGCGTGCTGCCGCTGACCTTCGAGGAAGGCACCTCATGGTCGTCGCTGGGCCTGAAGGGCGACGAGAAGGTCACGCTGCGCGGCCTCGTCGGCGACCTGAAGCCGCGTCAGAAGCTGACCGCGGAGATCGTCTCGGGTGACGGCTCGTTGCAGCGCGTTTCGCTGCTTTGCCGCATCGATACGCTGGACGAGCTCGACTACTACCGGAACGGCGGCATCCTGCACTACGTGCTGCGCAAGCTCGCGGCCTAA
- the ccmA gene encoding heme ABC exporter ATP-binding protein CcmA: protein MQLSGRGVTCVRGGREVFSGLDFEAVSGEAVAVVGRNGSGKTSLLRLIAGLLIPAGGTIALDGGDAELTLPEQCHYLGHRDALKPALSVKENLSFWADFLGGERCDAAESLAIVGLDHATHLPAGFLSAGQRRRLSLARLLTVRRPVWLLDEPTTALDAAGQDMFERLMRDHLARGGLIIAATHAPLGIESRELRIGGAA, encoded by the coding sequence ATGCAGCTGTCCGGACGCGGGGTGACCTGCGTGCGGGGCGGCCGCGAGGTGTTTTCCGGGCTCGATTTCGAGGCAGTTTCAGGCGAGGCCGTGGCCGTCGTGGGCCGCAACGGATCGGGCAAGACCTCGCTGCTGCGGCTGATCGCGGGCCTGCTCATTCCGGCCGGCGGGACAATCGCGCTGGACGGCGGCGATGCCGAGCTGACGCTGCCGGAGCAATGCCACTATCTTGGCCATCGCGACGCCCTGAAGCCGGCCCTGAGCGTGAAGGAAAACCTGTCGTTCTGGGCTGATTTTCTTGGCGGCGAGCGCTGTGACGCCGCCGAGAGCCTCGCCATCGTCGGGCTCGACCATGCCACCCACCTGCCCGCAGGCTTCCTGTCCGCCGGCCAGCGCCGCAGGCTGTCGCTGGCCCGTCTGCTGACGGTGCGCCGCCCGGTCTGGCTGCTGGACGAGCCGACCACGGCGCTGGACGCGGCCGGCCAGGACATGTTCGAGCGCCTGATGCGCGACCATCTCGCCCGCGGCGGCCTGATCATCGCCGCCACCCACGCCCCCCTGGGGATCGAATCGCGGGAATTGCGGATCGGGGGCGCGGCATGA
- the ccmB gene encoding heme exporter protein CcmB, giving the protein MTALSALIRRDIRIALRVGGGALIGVLFFLTVVVLMPFAVGPDLALLSRLGPAILWLGALLASLLTLDRLFMADHEDGSLDLITMSRTPLELACAAKALAHWLAAGLPLIVATPVLGLLLNLDMVATGAVALTLLAGTPALTFTGMIGAALAVTLHRGGLLMAVLVLPLSIPVLIFGVAASQAVIVGPMTFGAPFSILCALSLVSLVVGPFAAAASLRHGLD; this is encoded by the coding sequence ATGACCGCCCTCTCCGCCCTCATCCGCCGGGACATCCGGATCGCGCTCCGCGTCGGCGGCGGGGCGCTGATCGGGGTGCTGTTCTTCCTGACCGTGGTGGTGCTGATGCCGTTCGCGGTGGGGCCGGATCTGGCGCTGCTGTCGCGGCTGGGGCCGGCGATCCTGTGGCTCGGCGCACTGCTGGCGAGCCTGCTCACCCTGGACCGGCTGTTCATGGCCGATCATGAGGACGGCTCGCTCGATCTGATCACGATGAGCCGGACGCCGCTGGAACTCGCCTGCGCCGCCAAGGCGCTGGCGCATTGGCTGGCGGCGGGCCTGCCGCTGATTGTCGCAACCCCGGTGCTCGGCCTCTTGCTCAACCTCGACATGGTCGCCACCGGCGCGGTGGCGCTGACGCTGCTTGCCGGCACCCCTGCGCTGACCTTCACCGGCATGATTGGCGCAGCATTGGCGGTGACGCTGCACCGAGGCGGACTGCTGATGGCCGTGCTGGTGCTGCCGCTGTCGATTCCCGTCCTGATTTTCGGGGTCGCGGCCTCGCAGGCCGTGATCGTCGGCCCCATGACGTTCGGCGCGCCGTTCTCGATCCTGTGCGCGCTGTCGCTGGTCAGCCTCGTGGTCGGCCCCTTCGCCGCGGCGGCGAGCCTGCGGCATGGTCTCGACTGA
- a CDS encoding heme ABC transporter permease — translation MTLIDLANPTRFLALTARVLPWLAAATVILLTIGLYQSALAPDDYQQGATVKIMFIHVPNAWLSMFVWGVMSIASLGTLVWRHPLADVAAKAAAPIGASFTFLALLTGSLWGRPMWGTYWEWDARLTSVLILFLMYLGLMALWRAVDDPSRAARAAAVLTLVGAINLPIIKFSVDWWNTLHQPASVMRMGGSTLDKSFLIPLLLMAIAFTLLFVTLHLAAMRNEILRRRVRSLQMMQASQKAA, via the coding sequence ATGACGCTGATCGACCTCGCCAATCCGACACGGTTCCTCGCGCTGACGGCGCGGGTGTTGCCATGGCTTGCGGCCGCGACCGTCATCCTGCTCACCATCGGCCTCTACCAGTCCGCGCTTGCGCCCGACGACTATCAGCAGGGTGCGACCGTGAAGATCATGTTCATCCACGTGCCCAACGCCTGGCTGTCGATGTTCGTCTGGGGCGTGATGAGCATCGCTTCGCTGGGCACGCTGGTGTGGCGCCACCCCCTCGCCGATGTCGCCGCGAAGGCCGCAGCACCGATCGGCGCCAGCTTCACCTTCCTCGCGCTGCTCACGGGCTCGCTGTGGGGCCGGCCGATGTGGGGCACCTATTGGGAATGGGACGCGCGGCTGACCTCGGTTCTGATTCTCTTCCTGATGTATCTCGGCCTGATGGCGCTGTGGCGCGCGGTCGACGATCCCTCGCGCGCGGCGCGCGCCGCCGCGGTGCTGACGCTGGTCGGTGCGATCAACCTGCCGATCATCAAGTTCTCGGTCGACTGGTGGAACACGCTGCACCAGCCGGCGTCGGTGATGCGCATGGGCGGCTCGACGCTCGACAAATCGTTCCTGATTCCGCTGTTGCTGATGGCAATCGCGTTCACGCTGCTGTTCGTCACGCTGCATCTGGCGGCGATGCGCAACGAGATTTTGCGCCGCCGTGTCCGTTCGCTGCAGATGATGCAGGCGAGCCAGAAAGCTGCGTGA
- the ccmD gene encoding heme exporter protein CcmD, which translates to MIMSLGPYASFIVTSYAAAALVVVILIGWIVLDYRSQTERLRELDRSGVTRRSGRSATDRP; encoded by the coding sequence GTGATCATGTCGCTCGGTCCCTACGCGTCCTTCATCGTGACGTCTTACGCCGCTGCGGCGCTCGTCGTCGTGATCCTGATCGGCTGGATCGTGCTCGACTATCGCAGCCAGACGGAGCGCCTGCGCGAGCTCGACCGCAGCGGCGTCACGCGCCGTTCGGGCCGCAGCGCGACAGATCGGCCGTGA
- a CDS encoding DsbE family thiol:disulfide interchange protein: protein MSDQSSSGPQRRTFLMVLPLLAFIALALLFWFRLGSGDPSRIPSALIGRPAPQTALPQLEGLQADNAQVPGLDPAVFKGKVSLVNVWASWCVPCHDEAPLLTELAKDKRFQLIGINYKDAADNARRFLGRYGNPFGRVGVDANGRASIEWGVYGVPETFIVGREGTIVYKLVGPITPDNLRTVLLPQMEKALK, encoded by the coding sequence ATGAGCGATCAGTCGAGCTCCGGACCGCAGCGCCGCACCTTCCTGATGGTGCTGCCGCTGCTCGCCTTCATCGCCCTGGCGCTGCTGTTCTGGTTCCGGCTCGGCAGCGGCGATCCTTCGCGGATTCCCTCCGCGCTGATCGGCCGGCCCGCGCCGCAGACCGCGCTGCCGCAGCTCGAGGGATTGCAGGCCGACAACGCGCAGGTGCCGGGCCTCGATCCCGCCGTGTTCAAAGGCAAGGTCAGCCTCGTCAATGTCTGGGCCTCCTGGTGCGTGCCCTGCCATGACGAGGCGCCGCTCCTGACCGAGCTCGCCAAGGACAAGCGCTTCCAGCTCATCGGCATCAACTACAAGGACGCCGCCGACAATGCGCGCCGCTTCCTCGGCCGCTACGGCAACCCGTTCGGCCGCGTCGGCGTGGATGCCAACGGCCGCGCCTCGATCGAATGGGGCGTCTACGGCGTGCCGGAGACGTTCATCGTCGGGCGCGAAGGCACCATCGTCTACAAGCTGGTGGGACCGATCACGCCGGACAATTTGCGCACGGTGCTGCTGCCGCAAATGGAAAAGGCGTTGAAGTAA
- a CDS encoding Dyp-type peroxidase yields MSNADNMPWPLEPRLDMDDIQGIAAPGFLKPHQILLGIRYQRKEPDMARLRSLLAKMTPDISTAADTLRDRREHRQLAKPSDQNKSSERKKKIFPPLVAIGFGYQGLFDLAVGAALIPSVAYKNGMVARSALLGDSAEPGTPGNPTTWSVGKPGEELDILVVVAGDDRKSVRLRADEIVKAFVATGAKVDQQVGNVRDDVKGEVGHEHFGFDDGVSQPGIRGRASDAEDDFITDRYVDRSQFPAAALCGYPGQDLVWPGEFVIGYPQTGPDPLIPGPVLEPSPWWMRNGSYLVYRRLLQDVGLFWRTMRDEAERLSTLPGFDKMDEKTLASRLVGRWPSGAPVNRVPEGDDKDLGNNSFANNHFHFDSDTHALKLIGGKDPFPQAKADPVGLTCPLAAHIRKVNTRDAPSDMGGRSSTYERRLLRVGVPFGPSLMNRYARKVEGEPERGLLFLSIQSSIEEQFEFLQARWINDESRPKAPSGHDMIVGQNAATADGVRRCGIFGKGLQQAPVEADGQFVTASGGGYFFIPSITALGTVIAGTQPALSIQLSADHRLEGVSPSKDLPKVARKASPARKARGKR; encoded by the coding sequence ATGAGCAACGCCGACAACATGCCTTGGCCGCTCGAGCCTCGCCTCGACATGGACGATATCCAGGGGATTGCGGCGCCCGGTTTTCTGAAACCGCACCAAATTCTGCTCGGCATTCGCTATCAGCGCAAAGAGCCCGACATGGCGAGGCTCAGATCGCTTCTGGCGAAGATGACGCCCGACATCTCGACCGCGGCCGATACCCTGCGCGATCGCCGCGAGCACCGGCAGTTGGCCAAGCCCTCCGACCAGAACAAGTCCTCCGAGCGGAAAAAGAAGATCTTCCCGCCACTGGTGGCAATCGGCTTCGGCTATCAGGGACTGTTCGATCTCGCGGTCGGCGCCGCGCTGATCCCGAGCGTGGCGTACAAGAACGGCATGGTCGCGCGCTCCGCCTTGCTGGGCGACTCGGCGGAGCCGGGAACGCCCGGCAATCCGACGACCTGGAGCGTCGGCAAGCCCGGTGAAGAGCTCGACATTCTCGTTGTCGTCGCCGGCGACGACCGGAAATCGGTCCGGTTGCGCGCGGACGAGATCGTGAAGGCCTTCGTGGCCACCGGCGCCAAGGTCGACCAGCAGGTCGGCAATGTCCGGGACGACGTCAAGGGCGAGGTCGGCCACGAGCACTTCGGGTTCGACGACGGAGTGTCGCAACCGGGCATTCGCGGACGGGCATCCGACGCAGAGGACGACTTCATCACCGACAGATATGTGGACCGATCGCAATTTCCGGCAGCCGCGCTTTGTGGCTATCCGGGACAGGATCTGGTTTGGCCGGGTGAATTCGTCATCGGCTATCCGCAAACGGGCCCCGACCCGCTGATACCTGGCCCCGTCCTCGAGCCATCACCGTGGTGGATGCGAAACGGGTCCTATCTGGTCTATCGCCGCCTCTTGCAGGATGTTGGCCTGTTCTGGCGGACGATGCGGGACGAAGCAGAGCGTCTCTCCACCCTTCCCGGCTTCGACAAGATGGACGAGAAGACGCTCGCGTCCCGGCTGGTCGGACGCTGGCCGAGTGGCGCGCCCGTTAATCGGGTACCCGAGGGCGACGACAAGGACCTGGGCAACAACTCGTTCGCCAACAACCACTTCCACTTTGATTCCGACACGCATGCCTTGAAGCTCATCGGCGGCAAGGATCCGTTCCCGCAGGCGAAGGCGGACCCGGTCGGACTAACCTGCCCGCTCGCCGCACACATCCGCAAGGTGAACACGCGGGATGCTCCCTCGGATATGGGCGGACGCAGCTCCACCTATGAGCGGAGACTCCTGCGCGTCGGCGTTCCCTTCGGCCCGTCCCTGATGAATCGCTACGCCAGGAAGGTGGAAGGCGAACCGGAGCGCGGATTGCTGTTCCTGAGCATTCAAAGCTCGATCGAGGAGCAATTCGAATTCCTCCAGGCGCGCTGGATCAACGATGAATCGCGGCCCAAGGCGCCGAGTGGCCACGACATGATCGTCGGACAGAACGCGGCCACGGCAGACGGCGTGCGCAGGTGCGGTATTTTCGGCAAGGGACTGCAGCAGGCGCCGGTCGAGGCCGACGGACAATTCGTGACCGCGTCCGGCGGAGGCTACTTCTTCATCCCTTCGATCACCGCGCTCGGAACTGTCATCGCCGGCACGCAACCCGCGCTATCCATCCAGCTCTCCGCCGA